The Pararhizobium capsulatum DSM 1112 sequence TCTTCGTGCAGTTGTTCTGGGCCTATTTCGTGCTGCCCTTCGCCGGCATCACGTTGACGCCGCTGCAGGCTGGTGTTCTGGCGCTGGGATTGAATGTTGGTGCCTATGGCGCAGAGGTGGTGCGCGGCGCCGTGCGGGCCATTGGCCGTGAGCAGCACGAGGCCTGTGTTGCTCTCAATCTCGGCCGCTACCACAGGATGCGGCACGTGATCCTGCCTCAGGCGCTGCCCCTGATGTTGCCGACCTTTGGCAACAATGCCATCGAACTTTTGAAAGGCACCGCCGTCGTGTCGCTGATTTCGCTGACCGACATGACCTTCCAGGCGCAGGTGGTGCGGGCGCAGACCGGCAGCACACTGATTCCATTCGCGATCATCCTGGTTCTCTATTTCGCCATGGCTATGGCCATTACCGCCGTCGTTCGCTGGCTGGAGCGCCGTGCATCGCGCGGTCTTGACGGATTGAGGGTCTAATCATGGAATGGGATTGGGCATTCGTCCGGGAGATCATGCCGACCCTTCTTGAAGGGTTGAAGATTACCATCCTCGCAACCATACTTGGCGCGATCGTCGCCGCTGTCGTCGGCCTGGTCCTGGCGATCACCCGCCGATCTTCGAACCAGCTGGTTTCGCGACCTGTCGGTTTCATCGCCGATTTCATTCGCGGCACGCCGCTGCTGGTCCAGCTTTATTTCATCTTTTATGTACTGCCTGATATCGGCATCCGCCTGTCGCCGCTGGTTGCCGGCGTGATCGGGCTTGGCATCCATTACGGTACCTATACGGCCGAGGTTTATCGCGCTGGCATCGACAATGTGCCGCGCGGCCAGTGGGAGGCGGCGCGAGCCACCAATCTCAGCCTCCGGCAGGCCTGGATCCACGTGGTTCTGCCACAGGCGATCCCGCCGATGATCCCGGCGCTCGCCAACTATTTCATCGCCATGTTCAAGGAAACGCCGCTGCTCTCGGCCATCACCGTGCTGGAACTGATGAACCAGGCCAAGAGCGTCGCCAACAGCAGCTATCGCTATATCGAACCGATGACGCTGGTTGGGGTGTTCTTCCTGGTGATCAGCTTGATCTCCGTGGTGGCGCTGCGGTTCCTCGAAGAACGCTATGCCAAGGTGGGCGAACGATGAGCGGGAAAAATATCAGGATCGGCATGACAACGCGTGCGCCAAAACT is a genomic window containing:
- the ehuC gene encoding ectoine/hydroxyectoine ABC transporter permease subunit EhuC, which translates into the protein MIDWSGYIGLILQGALVTIELTVMGSALALVMAFAAGLGRLSRFVAVRALATTYIEFFRGTSIFVQLFWAYFVLPFAGITLTPLQAGVLALGLNVGAYGAEVVRGAVRAIGREQHEACVALNLGRYHRMRHVILPQALPLMLPTFGNNAIELLKGTAVVSLISLTDMTFQAQVVRAQTGSTLIPFAIILVLYFAMAMAITAVVRWLERRASRGLDGLRV
- the ehuD gene encoding ectoine/hydroxyectoine ABC transporter permease subunit EhuD, yielding MEWDWAFVREIMPTLLEGLKITILATILGAIVAAVVGLVLAITRRSSNQLVSRPVGFIADFIRGTPLLVQLYFIFYVLPDIGIRLSPLVAGVIGLGIHYGTYTAEVYRAGIDNVPRGQWEAARATNLSLRQAWIHVVLPQAIPPMIPALANYFIAMFKETPLLSAITVLELMNQAKSVANSSYRYIEPMTLVGVFFLVISLISVVALRFLEERYAKVGER